The Calypte anna isolate BGI_N300 chromosome 3, bCalAnn1_v1.p, whole genome shotgun sequence genome segment AGATCTAGAACTCTTCCCCAAGCATGGGACAGAGAAGCCAAGCCCACAGCTGTGTTCCAAATACCACTCCTGGTGCCAAAATTCAAATGTTGCAAAGTATTTGCCCACGTGTTTTGTCTAGTTCTTACCACTGACACTGGCCTTTACCTTAAATTGTCTTTCTTTAGTCTTTGTAGTGACTGCTGAGTACTAAGGACACAAAGGAGAATTCTCGTGCATGACTTGAGTATACTCTATTTGTTTTACATTAATAATGAAGAACTAATACGTATTGCTGGGTGCCTTTTTCATCAGTAATGCAAAATATCAAAGCCAGATGTAGATTGGAGACGTTCACTGGACAAAGCTGCCTTACTGTATTGAGACCAGTAGATGGCAACCACTCCTTGCAATGTCAAAggtaaatgaaaacaaagttgTTGGGGTAGGGAATTTGTTAAGTAGCTTGAGCAACAAAGCTTTGCTGCTCCATATGAGAAGAAAGCAATACTTCATTTTAACTCCTGctcatgcacatattttaaggcGAGCAATGAGATGCCCTTCTACATAACCAGTTTTGACAACTAAGATCGAGACAATCCTTTTGACTTAAATATCTTGTGGCTGCACTTTATTGATGATACCAGTCAAAAAAGAACAagtcattggaaaaaaaattctaaagcAATCAGACTATCTTAGTTTCTACAGCAATAGCTTCTAGTTCTTATAATGTTAATTATAGTCATTATTACTTTAGGTAGAAGCAGTTAGAACTGGGTAACAGGATTCCAAGACCTCTGCTTAGGAACTGACTTAAGCTATTGATGTACCAGTTAATTAATCCTTGTTGTCTGAGAGATCTTACCAAATTTGTTCTTCAAATTTGAAGaaattatggggtttttttgcaacattagattaaaatttcttcatttctatgAGCAGGAACTGTAAAGGTTTGAAAAGTTCTCTCAGGGTCTCCAAGAACCTTGTAATGACACTTTTGAAAATAATCTCCTTCATTAATACAGAACAGTTATGGAAACACATCTGTAGCCTTACTAGAAGGATATGTAACAACTGGAGTCATATCAAATTTTTTCATAGATTTAACCATGCTTTGTGAATGCATTTTCAGTTAGGATTGATACACATAATACATGCATGGATGCACACAGGAGTGCAGTGTCTATAGTCCAGAAAAATGCCAGACCTTTAGACCTTTGAAGGGTTCCAGGATCACCTAACACTCTGATtagcaatttaaaaaagaatacacTACAAATGGCTAAGCCAGCTAACAAGAACAGCACTGTCACTTAGTAGAAGTACAACAAAATACTCTGAGTTACTGGGATACATTTATCCAAGTTCTCCAGCACTTTGCAGACCATTAACTTGAGATGCTTTAACTCAAAACCTTGCAGTACAAGGTGCAGATGTTTATTCTGGAACTTACATCTTTGCTGCCAAGacttaaaaaaactttttgatACAAGTAAAGTAAccttgtgcttttttaaaactataGCTTGATCAGCTGCGGATTTTTAAAGTGATCTTGAAATTAGGAGAAATCCAGctggtgtagtgaaatgaggcaaccaggtgccactaattgccagggagtgagcatgacCTTGTGTcaaacccacctgtgcctaattagggcgggcccccactgcgcatgagcaggaccagggggccaataaaaggtgagtcctgaagcacaggctcatctcagtcctgagcacgtcTGTGGAGAAGTCTGTCAgtcttggagcaacagcactgatctgggctagtcaactctgagagccataggcttagagcactgcttgtgagtctctgctggaacacctggttggaccttgaaacgccgttccctaagagaggttcgtcttgctacaagCTGGGATCCATGTGCTAGTGAATTCTAGTGAGTTGGTATTAGGAATACTTCCTAGTACCCCTTACAAACCATTCCaacttttttcattacttctttCCTCTAATATTATACTGTAAAAAGAATACATATTCTTTAATGAGATTTGagttcttttttgcttctttgaagaaaacaaaggctTTCAGCCCAATGCTAAAATTTATGCACCTTAATTTTCCTTAGGATAAGAAATTATGTGACTTTTAcatattgtttttcattctgcCTATGAGTTTTGCTAAGATAAATCTTGGACTCTTCTTGCAGAAAACTGCAAAGCcaatgagattatttttattaaaaaaaaccaataaaaaaacctccccaaaaaaccaagcaaagaaagagaaatctaAATTATTTAGAAGAGATGACATTttagacaaaaaataaaaataattttctgcctATATTCATGcttattttatctgaaatgttTGGTGAGTACAGATAGTTTTAAAGATTCAAGGTATGCTGTTTACATGAAGGGCTGAGGAAAGTCTCActcctgttttctgctgcttatcACAACAGAAGTCTTCAAGACACTACCAAGGACAATAAATCTCCTTCTTTACAGTTGCAGTAAGCAAAGCTCAGTTTAAGTTCAGGGGAATCCATATGGACATTCTTTTCAACTCGATACTTTGTATAAATTATAGATCACAAAATTAGATCGcaatattagaaaaatataGATCACCCTCATGCACTGTAACAGTATTCAGATTTTTTGCAGAACCCTTCCCAAAGTCTGGAATTTTATGTATTAGATGTCTAAGTAGGGGTCAGTGGCATTTCCAAAAGCTTGTGCCTCCACTTTGCTCTTGGATGAGCACTGAAATGTGTATATGATGAGCAGTGACTAAGTTCTCTGAAGATCGTGGTCTGGTAAGAATGTGAGTACCTCGTGTTCTTTGGCGAAGAGGCCCAGTGGAAGTGTAATTACAGCCTTTACACTCTCCTCCTGGACTTTCTAAGGTTTGAAAAAGCCAGAATTGCCCCCTACTATTGTGCAGAATAAGTGTCTCTGGACAGTTTTTAGCAGaacatttctttgtatttgGTTAAGACattgaaaatattcttcattgAGCAAAGCATGTTGGGTGGCAGGCTTGGTTAATCCCTTTACAGTGGGGAATGAGAGCATGATGGAGCACTAAAGCAGATGCTTGACCATTGTCTTTTAATTAAAGACTGAAGTACAGATTTGCATGGAGATTTTGCTtaccttttctttatttcagatgACATTTGAGGCCTAATCTAGAGGATAGGTAACCAGGGACATAGTCCAGTAAAGTGTTGAGTAATTCTGCTCTGGTGCTGAGTGCTATCCATTACAATTACCTGCAATGAGAGTCACAGATAATAATCAGCTTTGGCAGGACCTGAGCCAGATAAGATAGGTGATTAAAGAATGCAAAATGCAGAAGATAACTTTTTATGTTTTGATAGTGCCGAGCATGAATTTTGTAATTATTAACTTAACCCTGGAATCCTGGGACAGAATCCTTATCCAAGTGCCTCAGtcttattctgtattttctcctaacagcagcatctcccaacATTTCcataatgaggaaaaagaagacaacAGATTCATCTCATCCACCTGCAGATCTGagtgagggaaaggaaaaattaagactGAAGCAAGAGGTGGGCCTGATTAGTGGGATTTCATTAATTGCAGGCACCATGATAGGCTCAGGGATCTTTATGTCCCCTCAGTGGGTGCTGTATCATATGGGGAACCCTGCCAGCAGTCTGCTCGTCTGGGCAGCATGTGGTCTCCTGGCCACGTTTGGAGCCTTGTCATATGCTGAGCTTGGAACCTTAATTAAAGAGTCTGGAGGAGAATATATTTACATCTTGAGGATTTTTGgtccttttcctgcttttctttgtgcCTACACTTCTGTTATCCTGGTGAGACCAGCTGGTTTAGCAGCTATGTGCCTGAGCTTTGCTGAATACGCCGTCGCACCGTTCTACCCTGGATGCTCAGCTCCCCAGGTTGCTGTCAAAtgcacagctgctgcctgcatcctGATTTTAGCTGTCATCAACTGCCTCAACGTGAGGCTGGCGACGTCTGTTATGAACATTTTTACAGCTGCCAAACTCTTGGTTTTGCTGGTGATTGTGGTGGCTGGTTTGGTGCTGCTTGCCAAGGGACAAACTCAAagctttcaaaatgcttttcaaaacacaacaacaagTATTGGGACAGTTGGAGTGGCTTTTTACCAGGGACTGTGGTCCTTTGATGGGTGGAACAACCTGAACTATGTAACTGAGGAACTGAAGAAGCCTGAGGTGAGAAAGTGAGCTGAGAGTTACCTACTTAATCCTGCTGTTAGTAGGGTTGATTCTACGATTGTGTTTAGAGGGGTGAGCAAGGGATTAGATCATCAAGGAAAGACCTCTGAGCtctccttctgctttgtttgGTCTGCTTGGGCAAAACATCTATGGGTGTgttcagaaaagataaaaattactCTCTAAGCAAAATAGCCTAGCTGtaagaaaatactaaaatactccattgactagaaaaaaacctgaactaTTAGGCAGCTTTGGGGATGAAGTTTTGTCTTAGTGTTTAGACAATATCATTGTTGACACCTGGATTTGTGCAGAAAACCCCTCACTGCTGTCATCCATAAAGGTTTCTTAACACTACATATTCCCTAAAAGACTTGATTCATAATGCATGCATCAAAAAAACCACTTCTCTCTCCTTGTTGCACGGAGAGGGAATTTCAGAGCAAGCCAAGCCTCACTGGAGAGGGAATCCAACTCTCTTAACAACTCTTCTCTTTAAATGTCTACTTTTTAGTCATTGTTCTGTCCATGCCATGGGCACTGAAGTAGCTCACTTGCATTTCATATcagctttctctgtgttttactGCCTCTTCTCACAGATCAGACACTGCAGCAGTGAACAACCCTTTTTTCACAGAGTGCTGAGGGTATAAAGTGTGTTTGATACCAGCGCAGCATGCAAGATTTTACAGATTAAATCTAAACGCACAGTTAAATATTAATCTAAATGGAAGCAAAAGTGCTAGGGTCATGTGTCACTCCCTCCCACAGAACTGTGAGCACTGACATTTAGACCCTTGCAGGTAGGGACAACAACACAAGGAACTGCTGCATCTTTTTCTACAGTGGGAATGTGGAATGCAAACATtgatatttcagatttttagatACAGTTGCTCTGTATTCACCCTactatttgcttttttccagtgctttcagATGCATAAGGTGCTGTTTGCTGATTTTATTGAATCTTAAAATGGTCCATGAAGTTCCAAGACAGAATCTTGGcactgtaaagaaaacaaataatccCTTCACAGAGCTAATTTCCTTtgtgctgcccagctctgaTTTAGCCCTTTTTAGGAGTAAAATGTGATGCTACTCAATGGTACTTCATCCATGTCAGTGGGGTGTTCATAGGAAGATGTAGCACATCAGGAGACATAACACACTagtaagaaataaattaatattaatcaaCAAGTGTGCAACAGACATCCTGGGTAGCTATAAGATTATCTTTTTTGAATAAGATTTGagttttgtgttgggtttttttcacaggctTAGTTGTTTTTTGTAATGAGTAGCTTTTGAAATGGACAGCCTTGGTGTGTGCCTGACACCTTTGGGtgtgaaaactggaaaactgcCATGTGAATCTGGATCCAGGTCTTATTCTGTGGAAAAGCTTAGTGAGTGAATGAAAGATGTGGGTGGTCAACAAACACACAAAGCCACTGCAGGCATAAATGTGCTTCACCTAACACTCTTGTCCTCCCTTTTCCAGGTGACTCTTCCCAGAGCTGTGGTGATTGCCATTCCTTTGGTTACATGCCTGTATTTGCTTGTAAATGTGAGCTACTTAGCAGCCATGACTCCATCTGAAATGCTTTCttcaggagctgtggctgtcaCTTGGGGGTGAGCTCTGACTGTGAtaacaaatcatagaatctttcaggttggtAAAGACTcttgggatcatcaagtccaaccatcgTCATCCCTgctctacaaagttctccccagcaccacatctaaaggacccttaaacacatccagggatggtgactcagagCCAGTGCAGTCCTGTAAAATATAGGTTGTGTCCTAGAGTTTCAAGTGGTTTAGGTGCTATTCCTAGTGGGA includes the following:
- the LOC103525779 gene encoding b(0,+)-type amino acid transporter 1, with protein sequence MRKKKTTDSSHPPADLSEGKEKLRLKQEVGLISGISLIAGTMIGSGIFMSPQWVLYHMGNPASSLLVWAACGLLATFGALSYAELGTLIKESGGEYIYILRIFGPFPAFLCAYTSVILVRPAGLAAMCLSFAEYAVAPFYPGCSAPQVAVKCTAAACILILAVINCLNVRLATSVMNIFTAAKLLVLLVIVVAGLVLLAKGQTQSFQNAFQNTTTSIGTVGVAFYQGLWSFDGWNNLNYVTEELKKPEVTLPRAVVIAIPLVTCLYLLVNVSYLAAMTPSEMLSSGAVAVTWGDKVLGNWTWLITLSVALSTFGSSNGSFFSGGRVAYIAAREGHMPDILSMAHVRGLTPSPALLFTAAMSIIMIISGTFTTIVNSVSFIIWLFYGMTISGLLYLKIKKPELPRSYKVPMIIPIIVLITAVYLVLAPIIDQPQTEIFYIILFIFSGIILYFPLVRFKCHPGFLKRVTLHLQLLLEVAPAARDAN